In Raphanus sativus cultivar WK10039 chromosome 5, ASM80110v3, whole genome shotgun sequence, the following proteins share a genomic window:
- the LOC108860620 gene encoding exopolygalacturonase-like, with the protein MACVASALKSLCLSLLFVAVACRPTNRPKVFNVQRYGAKADGKTDNAKAFTDIWKSACTRKGGNSKIYVPKGTFYLGGVEFVGPCANQIEFIIDGTLLAPSNPTNIKKDTWINFRYINNLIISGAGTLDGQGKQSWPLNDCHKNPNCPKLAMTMGFAFVNNSRIDGITSLNSKMGHFNFFSVHHFNITDVTITAPGDSPNTDGLKFGFCSNINISKTHIGTGDDCIAILSGTTNMDISNVKCGPGHGISVGSLGKNKEEKDVNGLTVRDIVFNGTSDGIRIKTWESSASKILVSNLVYENIQMINVGNPINIDQKYCPHPPCEKKGESHVQIQDLKLKNIYGTSTNKVAVKLQCSKSFPCKNVELTDINLEHKGVEGGPSTAVCENVDGSARGKMVPQHCLN; encoded by the exons ATGGCTTGCGTTGCTTCTGCTTTAAAGTCTTTGTGTTTGTCTCTCTTGTTCGTCGCCGTTGCATGTCGTCCTACCAACAGGCCAAAGGTTTTTAACGTCCAACGCTATGGTGCCAAAGCTGACGGAAAAACTGATAACGCCAAG GCATTCACAGACATATGGAAAAGTGCATGCACAAGAAAAGGTGGTAATAGTAAAATCTACGTACCGAAAGGAACATTTTATCTCGGTGGTGTAGAGTTTGTAGGGCCATGCGCAAATCAGATTGAATTCATTATCGATGGAACTTTATTGGCTCCTTCAAACCCTACGAACATTAAGAAGGACACATGGATCAACTTCAGGTATATTAACAATCTTATTATCTCCGGTGCCGGTACACTCGACGGCCAAGGGAAACAGTCTTGGCCACTAAATGACTGCCACAAAAACCCCAATTGTCCTAAGCTAGCTATG ACAATGGGATTTGCATTCGTGAACAACTCAAGAATCGATGGGATAACATCTCTCAACAGCAAAATGGGACACTTCAACTTTTTCTCTGTCCATCACTTCAACATCACTGACGTCACTATAACAGCTCCCGGCGATAGCCCCAACACCGACGGGCTAAAGTTCGGGTTTTGTAGCAACATTAACATTTCCAAGACACACATTGGTACCGGAGACGACTGTATCGCCATCCTTTCCGGAACCACCAACATGGATATCTCCAATGTCAAATGTGGTCCGGGACATGGGATCAGTGTTGGAAGCTTAGGGAAGAACAAAGAAGAGAAGGATGTTAATGGCTTAACCGTAAGAGACATAGTCTTTAACGGCACAAGCGATGGTATTCGGATCAAGACTTGGGAATCTTCAGCTTCGAAGATCTTGGTTTCTAACTTGGTGTACGAGAATATTCAGATGATTAACGTTGGAAACCCTATCAACATCGATCAGAAGTATTGTCCTCACCCACCCTGTGAAAAGAAG ggAGAGTCACACGTTCAAATCCAAGACCTTAAGTTAAAGAACATATATGGAACATCAACGAACAAAGTGGCGGTGAAGCTACAATGTAGCAAGAGCTTCCCGTGCAAGAATGTTGAGCTAACTGACATTAACCTAGAGCATAAGGGAGTCGAGGGTGGTCCTTCCACTGCAGTATGCGAGAATGTTGACGGTTCTGCACGTGGCAAGATGGTTCCTCAGCATTGTCTAAACTGA